The Poseidonibacter lekithochrous region CGATTAATAATAAAGTTGTATTTTCCATATTTATTCCTTTTATTTTTGTTAATAAAATTATATAAATATATAGAAGGAAAAAAGAAGGATTAATTAAAAAGGTAAATAGATTTTATCTAGTAATTCTTGGTATTCAGCATTTACATCAGAGTCACAAGTGATTCCACCACCACTTTTGTAATACTGTTCTTGTTTTTCATTCTCTTCAATAAATCTAATCATTACAGCAGAATCAAAAGACTTACCATCATAAACTCCAAAAATTCCTGTATAGAAGTCTCTATCATAGTTTTCACTCTTCTGTAGTAATTCACAAGTTTTTTTCTTTGGAGTTCCAGTAATAGAACCTGCTGGAAGCATTTTTGTAATAATTGTTCCTATATTCTCTAACCAATTATCTTCTAAATGACCAGATATTTTAGAACTTACTTGCAGTAGTTTTTTATCACCAGCGTTAATTTTATCAATATATCTAAACTTCTCTACTCTAACTTTAGAAGAGACAATACCCAAATCGTTTCTTAATAAATCTACAACCATAGTATGTTCAGCCATCTCTTTTACATCACCTAAAATCTTAGCTTGTGCATTTGGGATTTTACTATCGATTGTACCTTTCATAGGATAGGTATATATTTTATTTTTTTTAATCTCCACAAATCTCTCAGGTGAGAAACAAACAAAATTATCATTATTGTTTTTATATCTTAGTTTGAATTTTGCATTAACCTTTTCATAAATTTCATCAAGGCTAAAATCTGTTTTGATTTTTGTTTTTGCTGTTAGATTTAAAAGGTATGTATTTCCACTTCTAATTTCTTCTTGTAAAAAATCAAACTTCTTTTTATACTCACTAAAAGTAATAGGAAATTTTTCAACTGTAGTTTTATGTTTAATTTTAGAAGTAGTTTTTGAATTGATTTCATATTTGATATTTTCAGGAAGTGAAGATAGTTTTTCAATATGAAATTTTGTAAAATTGTAAGATACTATAAAGAAAAATGGCTCGTTAGACGAGCCATAATTATTTAATT contains the following coding sequences:
- a CDS encoding aminodeoxychorismate synthase component I encodes the protein MNKKLIEEKLNNYGSSNEPFFFIVSYNFTKFHIEKLSSLPENIKYEINSKTTSKIKHKTTVEKFPITFSEYKKKFDFLQEEIRSGNTYLLNLTAKTKIKTDFSLDEIYEKVNAKFKLRYKNNNDNFVCFSPERFVEIKKNKIYTYPMKGTIDSKIPNAQAKILGDVKEMAEHTMVVDLLRNDLGIVSSKVRVEKFRYIDKINAGDKKLLQVSSKISGHLEDNWLENIGTIITKMLPAGSITGTPKKKTCELLQKSENYDRDFYTGIFGVYDGKSFDSAVMIRFIEENEKQEQYYKSGGGITCDSDVNAEYQELLDKIYLPF